In Anopheles gambiae chromosome 2, idAnoGambNW_F1_1, whole genome shotgun sequence, a single window of DNA contains:
- the LOC1273834 gene encoding succinate-semialdehyde dehydrogenase [NADP(+)] GabD: MIRSVLLLRSTGKWYYGRSGLRLSFNTVTACTTRTMHSNPLRQSQAYVNGSWIGARSGATFDVQNPANGAVLGAVPDMARDDVQLAIDAAYDAFYEPRWHNSTAKERAALLKNWHALMEKNRQEIASIMTAESGKPLVESLGEVAYGNSFVEWFAEEARRIYGEIVPSPVANRQIMMTRNPVGVAGLITPWNFPHAMITRKAAAAIAAGCTVVIKPAEDTPLTALALARLAEEAGFPKGVINVITSSRTHAAEIGQLLCGSDKVAAISFTGSTEVGKLLYRQCADGVKRIGLELGGNAPFIVFKSADMEKALTGAMNSKFRNCGQTCISANRFLIQDEVHDEFVAKLIERIRKLAIGDGSRDGVQIGPLINQAQLKKVDQFVQDAKDKGAKVHTGGKTLPELGPLYYEPTVVTDLRDNMLLYNEEVFGPVVSVVRFKTEAEALAIANGTRRGLAGYFFSNDLNQVFRVARQLETGMIGINEGLISATEAAFGGIKESGIGREGSRHGIDEYVYIKYLCYGNLQ, encoded by the exons ATGATTCGTTCAGTTTTGCTCCTGCGCTCCACGGGCAAGTGGTACTACGGTCGATCCGGATTGCGTTTGAGTTTCAACACTGTGACGGCTTGCACAACGCGAACAATGCATAGCAATCCGCTGAGGCAGAGCCAGGCGTACGTCAATGGCAGCTGGATTGGGGCCCGGTCGGGCGCCACCTTCGACGTGCAGAACCCTGCCAACGGTGCGGTGCTGGGAGCGGTACCGGACATGGCCCGGGATGACGTGCAGCTGGCCATCGATGCAGCGTACGACGCGTTCTACGAGCCGCGATGGCATAACAGCACCGCCAAGGAGCGGGCCGCCCTGTTGAAG aactggcacgcaCTGATGGAGAAGAACCGGCAGGAGATTGCCAGCATCATGACGGCCGAGTCGGGCAAACCGCTGGTGGAATCGCTCGGGGAGGTCGCGTACGGTAACTCGTTCGTCGAATGGTTCGCGGAGGAGGCTCGCCGCATCTACGGCGAGATCGTCCCATCGCCGGTCGCCAATCGGCAGATTATGATGACGCGCAATCCGGTCGGTGTGGCGGGCCTGATTACGCCCTGGAACTTCCCGCACGCCATGATCACGCGCAAAGCGGCCGCGGCCATTGCGGCGGGCTGTACGGTGGTTATAAAGCCGGCCGAAGACACGCCACTGACCGCGCTGGCGTTGGCTCGGCTCGCTGAGGAGGCCGGCTTTCCGAAGGGTGTTATCAACGTGATAACGAGCAGCCGAACGCACGCGGCCGAAATTGGGCAGCTGCTGTGCGGTAGCGATAAGGTGGCGGCCATTTCGTTTACCGGCTCGACCGAGGTCGGCAAGCTGCTGTACCGGCAGTGCGCGGACGGGGTAAAGCGCATCGGGCTCGAGCTGGGCGGCAATGCACCGTTCATCGTGTTTAAGTCGGCCGACATGGAGAAAGCACTGACCGGGGCCATGAACTCCAAGTTCCGGAACTGCGGCCAGACGTGCATTTCGGCGAACCGGTTCCTGATACAGGACGAGGTGCACGATGAGTTCGTGGCGAAGCTGATCGAGCGCATTCGCAAGCTGGCGATCGGCGATGGCAGTCGGGATGGCGTGCAGATTGGTCCGCTCATCAATCAGGCCCAGCTGAAGAAGGTGGACCAGTTCGTGCAGGATGCGAAGGACAAGGGTGCCAAAGTGCACACGGGTGGCAAAACACTGCCCGAGCTGGGTCCGCTCTACTACGAGCCAACGGTCGTGACGGATCTGCGCGACAACATGCTGCTGTACAACGAGGAAGTGTTCGGTCCGGTCGTGTCGGTGGTACGGTTCAAGACGGAAGCCGAAGCACTGGCCATCGCTAACGGTACGCGGCGCGGACTGGCCGGCTATTTCTTCTCGAACGATCTGAACCAGGTGTTCCGGGTGGCGCGCCAGCTCGAGACGGGCATGATCGGCATCAACGAGGGACTCATCTCGGCGACGGAGGCTGCATTCGGCGGCATAAAGGAGTCGGGAATTGGACGCGAAGGCTCGCGCCACGGCATCGATGAATACGTCTACATAAAATATCTGTGCTATGGCAATCTCCAGTAA